One segment of Rhipicephalus sanguineus isolate Rsan-2018 chromosome 6, BIME_Rsan_1.4, whole genome shotgun sequence DNA contains the following:
- the LOC125759006 gene encoding uncharacterized protein LOC125759006, which translates to MNRQMDETLRKRIKRIATAIGESGLVRHLYDTRLPSLDRCRVVEEGEQLKLEDLASVFYLYAAFCLASILVLVAELLVHRYSPHERRAHRHRRLRRTVPPLFVRPRGTITSRRQ; encoded by the exons ATGAACCGTCAAATGGACGAGACCCTCCGAAAGCGCATCAAGAGAAT TGCCACGGCCATTGGGGAGAGCGGCCTTGTTCGGCACTTGTACGACACACGCCTTCCTTCGCTGGATCGGTGCCGCGTCGTGGAGGAGGGTGAACAACTGAAGCTTGAAGACCTGGCATCCGTGTTCTACCTGTACGCAGCCTTTTGCCTCGCCAGCATTCTCGTCCTTGTGGCCGAGTTGCTCGTCCACCGATACTCACCTCACGAACGTCGCGCGCACCGGCACCGCAGGCTGAGGCGTACGGTTCCCCCGCTCTTCGTTCGCCCCCGAGGTACAATCACAAGCAGGCGtcagtaa